One window from the genome of Kaistella carnis encodes:
- a CDS encoding GxxExxY protein encodes MITQKYITDLTYKINGACIEVHKILGSGLAEIVYHKALEEEFRIRDIQFKSEFVIPVFYKDKNLECDFKCDFLVEDLIVLEIKAVTQIMDIHKSQVLNYKNLLKVPKGILINFNVKNLYHFGQETFIIKYFDQYD; translated from the coding sequence ATGATAACTCAGAAATACATTACTGATTTAACTTATAAAATTAATGGGGCTTGCATTGAAGTCCATAAGATTTTGGGTTCAGGTTTGGCAGAGATTGTTTATCATAAAGCGTTAGAGGAAGAATTTAGAATTCGGGATATTCAATTTAAATCAGAATTTGTAATTCCGGTTTTTTATAAAGATAAAAATCTTGAGTGTGATTTTAAATGCGATTTTCTCGTGGAGGATCTGATTGTATTAGAAATAAAAGCGGTCACTCAGATTATGGATATTCATAAATCTCAAGTTTTAAATTATAAGAATTTACTAAAAGTTCCAAAAGGGATTTTGATAAATTTTAATGTAAAGAATCTTTATCATTTCGGTCAAGAAACGTTCATAATTAAATACTTTGATCAGTATGATTAA
- a CDS encoding YfhO family protein, translating into MAKNKNLIFIIGSLVVFVVLAVIYANPVLTGKQLFQHDIVQYKGGAKELLDYRAQNGEETYWSDSMFGGMPTYQMGSQFRGDVIKSIDNLLNFLPKPANYIFLLFSGFFLLGLVAVRNWKYALLGATFFGLSTYFYIALAAGHNGKIATVSYFAPLLAGILLVYIRKKYILGFIVTALFMGLQIAANHPQMTYYLFIALAFLFISELIRAILGKTDWKHFGISTGILAFAFVLGIGMNSQRLMANSEYITETVRGKQILDNEKHSADKSGMDKESMLMWSYGKLETLNLFIPRLMGGSSNEEGSDQMMAEVQQLVQDNVSSQQEMDRISKGFSSLTYWGEQPGTSGPAYQGAIVCFLAVLGFFFGWKKYRYWILGASVLTIFLAWGSNFMVISDFFIDYVPFYNKFRAPSSILVVVELLFPLIAIIGLYRFFNSNENTETSAENILTEDYKKKILIYVSSAVLGVTLLLLFFGKSLLGFHTEQEKTYLPPYLLEFLVDKRFKMFSIDAIKALVFVAITAGVLFLSLKNKVTQNVAIIVIGLVSFFDLWSVNKRYLNNDNFIDKSFTENPFQTENSELLMQKVGDNANLRSLLSNATINKTLETISEKDKTHYRIYNQTLGAFNETNTSYFKSSIGGYHAVKLRRYDDLINEYFGKMDTVKVPRILNMLNTKYMIFGSAENPEVVPNPATNGNAWFVSEVKFVNSPNEELDQIGIVDNKKVAVIAKEDQKYFEGKPLQKDSTAFLNLTKYQANELEFKTQSKTPQLAVFSEIYYPKGWRMMIDGVEVPYIKADYLLRAVYVPAGNHTVTMIFAPDVIAKGKLISMIAFGLFLLLSGLGIYFLYRKREQRNLAV; encoded by the coding sequence ATGGCAAAAAATAAAAATTTAATTTTCATTATCGGAAGCCTCGTGGTTTTCGTTGTATTGGCGGTGATTTACGCCAATCCGGTGCTGACCGGAAAACAGCTCTTTCAACATGATATTGTGCAGTACAAAGGCGGTGCAAAAGAACTGTTGGACTACCGCGCGCAAAATGGCGAAGAAACCTATTGGAGCGACTCTATGTTTGGTGGAATGCCAACGTATCAAATGGGTTCCCAGTTTCGCGGCGATGTTATTAAAAGCATTGATAATTTGTTAAACTTTTTACCAAAACCTGCGAATTATATATTTCTGCTTTTTTCGGGATTTTTTCTTTTGGGATTGGTTGCCGTTCGAAATTGGAAATATGCGCTTTTAGGTGCTACCTTCTTTGGCCTTTCAACCTATTTTTATATCGCTCTGGCTGCGGGTCACAATGGAAAGATTGCGACCGTTTCTTACTTCGCACCACTTTTAGCGGGAATTCTTTTAGTCTACATTAGAAAAAAATATATTCTTGGGTTTATTGTCACTGCGCTTTTTATGGGATTGCAGATTGCTGCGAACCACCCACAAATGACGTATTATCTCTTTATTGCACTCGCATTCTTATTCATTTCAGAACTGATTCGGGCAATTCTGGGTAAAACAGACTGGAAGCATTTTGGAATATCAACCGGAATTTTAGCCTTCGCGTTTGTCTTGGGAATTGGTATGAATTCGCAGAGACTCATGGCGAATTCTGAATATATCACAGAAACCGTTCGTGGAAAACAAATTCTAGATAACGAAAAACATTCTGCCGATAAATCCGGCATGGATAAAGAAAGCATGTTGATGTGGAGCTACGGAAAACTGGAAACACTGAATTTATTTATTCCGAGATTAATGGGCGGCTCCAGCAATGAAGAAGGGTCTGATCAAATGATGGCGGAAGTGCAGCAGCTTGTACAGGACAACGTGAGTTCTCAGCAGGAAATGGACCGTATTTCCAAAGGTTTCAGTTCTCTTACTTATTGGGGTGAACAACCTGGAACTTCCGGACCGGCATATCAGGGAGCAATTGTATGTTTTCTTGCGGTTTTAGGTTTCTTTTTCGGCTGGAAAAAATACCGATACTGGATTTTAGGAGCGTCTGTTCTAACCATCTTTTTAGCGTGGGGAAGTAACTTCATGGTGATTTCTGATTTCTTCATTGATTATGTGCCTTTTTATAACAAATTCCGGGCTCCGAGCTCTATATTAGTCGTTGTAGAATTGCTGTTTCCACTCATCGCCATTATTGGCTTGTACCGATTCTTTAATTCTAATGAAAACACAGAGACATCTGCTGAAAATATTTTAACAGAGGATTATAAGAAGAAAATTTTAATTTACGTGAGTTCTGCTGTTTTAGGAGTTACATTGCTTTTATTATTTTTCGGGAAATCACTTTTAGGCTTCCATACTGAGCAGGAAAAAACCTATTTACCACCTTATCTTTTGGAATTTTTGGTCGATAAACGTTTTAAAATGTTCAGCATTGATGCGATTAAAGCATTGGTTTTCGTGGCGATCACGGCGGGGGTATTATTTTTAAGTTTAAAGAATAAAGTCACACAAAATGTCGCGATAATCGTTATCGGATTGGTGAGTTTCTTTGATTTATGGAGTGTAAACAAAAGATATCTGAATAACGATAACTTCATCGATAAATCATTTACCGAAAATCCTTTCCAGACGGAAAATTCGGAACTGCTCATGCAGAAAGTGGGTGACAATGCCAATTTAAGGTCACTTCTGAGTAATGCCACTATTAACAAAACATTAGAGACGATTTCCGAGAAAGATAAAACCCATTACCGAATTTATAATCAGACGTTAGGTGCCTTCAATGAAACGAATACTTCGTACTTTAAATCTTCTATAGGCGGATATCACGCCGTGAAATTAAGACGGTATGACGATTTAATCAATGAGTATTTTGGGAAGATGGATACGGTGAAAGTTCCACGAATTCTGAATATGTTAAACACCAAATATATGATTTTTGGTAGTGCAGAAAATCCGGAAGTCGTTCCAAATCCTGCGACCAACGGAAATGCATGGTTTGTTTCTGAAGTTAAATTTGTGAATTCTCCAAATGAAGAACTTGATCAGATTGGAATAGTTGATAATAAAAAGGTTGCTGTAATTGCAAAAGAAGATCAGAAATATTTTGAAGGAAAACCTTTACAAAAAGATTCTACAGCTTTTTTAAATCTTACAAAATACCAGGCCAACGAACTCGAATTTAAAACACAGTCGAAGACACCGCAACTCGCTGTATTTTCCGAGATCTACTATCCAAAAGGCTGGAGAATGATGATTGATGGAGTAGAAGTGCCGTACATCAAGGCAGATTATCTGTTACGTGCAGTTTACGTTCCCGCCGGAAATCACACGGTAACGATGATTTTTGCACCTGATGTTATTGCGAAAGGGAAGTTGATCTCCATGATTGCTTTTGGATTGTTTTTATTGTTGAGTGGATTGGGGATTTATTTTTTATACCGTAAAAGAGAACAAAGAAATTTGGCTGTGTAA
- a CDS encoding DUF6263 family protein, protein MRKFTAIALLSITLAACKQETKTVTKVDPETGKTITVEVPVENPTDPAKVEKTQAAVPAIHDSLGIYKQTFKLEKGQTYPLVTYQKDIQTMTAPDGKSQSGTSEMTDEMSFTVNDFKNGTYDITINLTGKRNSQSANGKTVSVDTKQAEPKDEQLKMMWKVNKALVGNKLNLKMTENGKVLSITGFDAVYNKISASVGSTIKDPKEKTAFLSSFKQSFNEKMLKDQFDKNLVIIPAKGAKIGEKWSHSENATPDGKIKLTTTYTLKSVDNGVAQIAVNGGIPKKSDKKTQEGITRSMSSELSQNGTITLDQNTGWVKNQNIAVKTVQTETLSDGKQSQTMKSSSNSTVVVNPSK, encoded by the coding sequence ATGAGAAAATTCACAGCCATTGCGCTTCTTTCAATAACTTTAGCAGCCTGTAAACAAGAAACAAAAACCGTAACTAAAGTTGATCCGGAAACCGGAAAAACAATAACGGTAGAAGTTCCTGTAGAAAACCCAACAGATCCTGCAAAAGTTGAGAAGACACAAGCAGCAGTTCCTGCTATTCATGATTCGCTTGGAATTTACAAACAGACTTTCAAATTAGAGAAAGGCCAAACTTATCCTTTAGTTACTTATCAGAAAGACATTCAAACAATGACGGCGCCGGACGGGAAATCCCAAAGCGGAACCAGTGAAATGACCGATGAAATGTCTTTTACCGTGAATGATTTCAAAAATGGAACTTACGATATTACCATTAATTTAACCGGAAAAAGAAATTCACAATCTGCCAACGGGAAAACAGTTTCCGTTGATACCAAACAAGCAGAGCCGAAAGACGAGCAGTTGAAGATGATGTGGAAAGTGAACAAGGCTTTGGTGGGCAATAAATTGAATTTAAAAATGACCGAAAACGGTAAAGTGCTTTCCATTACTGGTTTTGATGCGGTTTATAATAAAATTTCAGCTTCTGTCGGAAGCACAATTAAAGATCCAAAAGAAAAAACAGCTTTTTTGAGTAGTTTCAAGCAGAGTTTTAACGAGAAAATGCTGAAAGATCAGTTTGATAAAAACCTGGTTATCATTCCAGCGAAAGGAGCTAAAATTGGGGAGAAATGGTCTCACAGTGAAAATGCGACGCCCGATGGAAAAATCAAATTAACCACCACTTACACCTTGAAAAGTGTAGACAATGGTGTTGCCCAAATCGCAGTGAACGGTGGTATTCCAAAAAAATCGGATAAGAAAACCCAAGAGGGAATTACAAGAAGCATGAGTTCAGAATTGTCTCAAAACGGAACCATTACTTTGGACCAAAATACAGGTTGGGTGAAAAATCAAAATATTGCAGTGAAAACTGTTCAGACGGAAACATTATCGGACGGGAAACAATCCCAAACTATGAAATCAAGTTCGAATTCCACAGTGGTGGTTAATCCTTCAAAATAG
- a CDS encoding M3 family metallopeptidase: protein MQNPLLQTFTTKYNAAPFNEIKEEHFLPAFQELIKISEKEIDKIVGNSEEPTFKNVIEALAFSGEKLEVVSGIFFNLNSAETNDEIQKIAQEVSPILTEFSAKISQNAALFEKIKAVYDQKEKYDLNDEQEMLLNETYKGFVRSGALLDDADKERFKNISVELSTKSLQFGQNVLSETNNYFKHITDEKDLAGIPKPILQQYREEAKERNSEGFVITLQYPSFLPLMTYAENRGLRKELALANGKKGFQNNEFDNQNLIKEIISLKQEKAKLLGYTTYADYVLEERMAKSPAKVKSFLSELLEKAKPFAEKEIEELKSLAKADGIKEMQSYDHTFYAEKLRKQKFNIDDEELKPYFQLEKVQEAVFGLAEKLFNLEFKETHEIQKYHDEVKTYEIFEDGKFKALLYADYFPRKGKRAGAWMTSFRSQSIKNGENIRPHISVVCNFSKPTADTPSLLTFQEVTTLFHEFGHALHGVLANTSYPNLSGTSVKWDFVELPSQFLENYCYEPEFLKTFAKHYQTGEVLPDEKIQKISDSKNFMEGYQTLRQIGFGILDMGYHTNAEKVGDIKTFEVEETKATNLYPSNPETVMSTSFSHIFQGGYSAGYYSYKWAEVLDADAFQYFKENGIFNPEIAAKYKVLLSSGGTKDPMELYKNFRGSEPKVESLLKRAFG, encoded by the coding sequence ATGCAAAATCCCTTACTACAAACCTTTACTACAAAATATAATGCTGCACCATTTAACGAAATTAAAGAAGAACATTTTCTTCCTGCTTTTCAGGAACTGATCAAAATTTCCGAAAAAGAGATTGATAAAATTGTAGGAAACTCGGAAGAACCAACTTTTAAAAACGTCATCGAAGCGTTGGCTTTTTCAGGTGAAAAACTAGAAGTTGTTTCGGGAATTTTCTTTAATCTAAATTCCGCGGAGACCAATGATGAAATTCAGAAAATCGCACAGGAAGTCTCGCCAATTTTAACTGAATTTTCAGCCAAGATTTCTCAAAACGCTGCTCTTTTCGAAAAGATTAAAGCAGTTTACGATCAAAAAGAAAAATATGATCTGAACGATGAACAGGAAATGCTTCTAAATGAGACCTACAAAGGTTTTGTAAGAAGTGGCGCGCTGCTAGATGATGCTGATAAAGAGCGATTTAAAAATATAAGCGTTGAGCTGTCGACAAAATCACTGCAGTTTGGCCAAAACGTCTTATCCGAAACAAATAACTATTTCAAACACATTACCGACGAAAAAGACCTGGCCGGAATTCCGAAACCTATTCTGCAACAATATCGTGAAGAAGCGAAAGAAAGAAATAGTGAAGGTTTCGTGATCACGCTTCAGTACCCAAGCTTTCTGCCTTTAATGACGTACGCTGAAAATCGTGGTTTAAGAAAAGAACTGGCGCTGGCAAACGGTAAAAAAGGATTTCAAAACAATGAATTTGATAACCAGAATTTAATTAAAGAAATCATTTCTTTAAAACAGGAAAAAGCAAAATTGTTGGGCTATACTACTTATGCTGATTACGTTTTAGAGGAAAGAATGGCGAAATCTCCGGCCAAAGTGAAATCATTCTTAAGTGAACTTTTAGAGAAAGCAAAACCTTTTGCAGAAAAAGAAATCGAAGAGTTGAAATCATTGGCAAAAGCTGATGGTATTAAAGAGATGCAAAGTTACGATCATACGTTCTATGCAGAAAAGCTTCGTAAACAGAAATTCAATATTGATGATGAAGAACTGAAGCCCTATTTTCAGCTGGAAAAAGTTCAGGAAGCGGTATTTGGTTTGGCGGAAAAACTATTCAATTTAGAATTTAAAGAAACCCATGAGATTCAGAAATACCATGACGAGGTAAAAACCTACGAAATTTTCGAAGACGGAAAATTCAAAGCCCTACTCTACGCAGATTACTTCCCAAGAAAAGGCAAAAGAGCCGGCGCCTGGATGACCAGTTTCAGAAGCCAGTCCATTAAAAATGGAGAAAATATTCGTCCGCATATTTCAGTGGTTTGTAATTTCTCAAAACCAACTGCTGATACGCCAAGCCTATTAACTTTTCAGGAAGTGACAACGCTTTTCCATGAATTCGGTCACGCTCTGCACGGTGTTTTAGCAAATACATCGTATCCAAATCTTTCCGGAACGTCGGTAAAATGGGATTTTGTAGAACTTCCATCTCAGTTTTTAGAAAATTACTGCTACGAGCCAGAATTCCTAAAAACGTTTGCAAAACATTATCAAACTGGGGAAGTTTTGCCGGATGAGAAAATCCAGAAAATATCAGATTCCAAGAATTTTATGGAAGGTTACCAAACTTTAAGACAAATAGGATTCGGAATTTTAGATATGGGATATCATACCAACGCAGAAAAAGTTGGTGATATAAAAACTTTCGAAGTTGAAGAAACCAAAGCAACCAATCTTTACCCGAGCAATCCGGAAACCGTGATGAGTACAAGTTTTTCCCACATTTTCCAGGGCGGTTATTCTGCAGGATACTATTCTTACAAATGGGCGGAAGTTTTAGATGCCGATGCATTTCAATATTTTAAAGAAAATGGAATTTTTAATCCGGAAATTGCGGCGAAATATAAAGTTTTACTTTCATCCGGTGGAACGAAAGATCCTATGGAACTATATAAAAATTTCCGTGGAAGCGAGCCTAAAGTAGAAAGTTTACTCAA